A genomic region of Candidatus Anaeroferrophillus wilburensis contains the following coding sequences:
- a CDS encoding flippase-like domain-containing protein codes for MVAFYNRKALLRVMGQAELPWIGAGLGCYFFNYATRAYRLRMLSGDQVPFYPAAIKSSCLHGFYSYFLPLRSGDLSLPLLLRCNAQLPLLLGSGILLRARLLDFFSLGLLLSAASLLSAPQLQAYVRYLFFFSGIGLLLLPYGILFLLHAGNNRLQRTLNNRLAGMKVSYFVTREVLVSLLIWFWTGCTIFSVIQSLSIPLAFMDVWFLAAIQLPLQLFPLQGLANAGNHEAGWLAALSMLGIAPAQGLPLTMASHVILISYVAILGSLALMLRSPEPAEGDVACDI; via the coding sequence ATGGTAGCTTTCTATAATCGTAAAGCCCTGCTACGGGTCATGGGTCAGGCGGAACTTCCGTGGATTGGTGCTGGTTTAGGTTGTTATTTTTTCAATTATGCGACCCGTGCCTATCGCCTTCGGATGCTTTCCGGAGATCAGGTTCCTTTTTACCCGGCGGCGATCAAATCATCCTGTTTGCACGGTTTTTATTCCTATTTTCTGCCTTTACGAAGTGGAGATCTCTCGTTGCCCTTGCTCCTGCGTTGTAATGCGCAGCTGCCTCTTCTTCTGGGCAGTGGTATTTTGCTCCGAGCCAGACTGCTTGATTTTTTTTCTTTAGGGTTGTTGCTTTCTGCAGCGTCACTTTTATCCGCCCCCCAATTGCAAGCCTATGTAAGATATCTCTTTTTTTTCAGCGGGATAGGTCTGCTTCTGTTGCCTTATGGAATTCTTTTTCTCCTGCATGCCGGTAATAATAGGTTGCAGAGGACGCTTAACAATCGTTTAGCAGGCATGAAGGTCAGCTATTTTGTCACCAGGGAGGTACTGGTCAGCCTCTTAATCTGGTTTTGGACCGGCTGTACTATTTTTTCTGTGATTCAGTCCCTGTCCATTCCCCTGGCATTTATGGATGTTTGGTTTCTGGCGGCCATCCAGCTTCCCCTGCAGTTGTTTCCCCTCCAGGGGTTGGCAAATGCCGGCAACCATGAAGCCGGTTGGCTGGCAGCACTCAGTATGCTGGGGATTGCCCCCGCACAAGGATTGCCATTGACCATGGCCTCCCATGTCATTCTCATATCATATGTGGCTATCCTTGGCAGTTTGGCTCTGATGTTGCGGTCGCCTGAACCTGCCGAAGGTGATGTTGCCTGTGATATCTGA
- a CDS encoding acyltransferase — protein sequence MKMLPFFDRISAFFIWLAWFYPKAKGIPIMHQLYFFLPQKLLRINGRVPWPVHFSSRILYWKNIRIGNRCAPGMNSSCYIQARNGIVFGHNVRVGPGVGIISSGHDLNDYDRHVQGPPVRIGSNVWIGMNAVIMPGVTIGDNVVIGAGSIVTADIPSNAIAAGNPCRVVKEKEPYSGRDYSSVSSPD from the coding sequence ATGAAAATGCTTCCCTTTTTTGACAGGATATCGGCTTTCTTTATCTGGCTTGCATGGTTTTACCCGAAGGCCAAGGGTATTCCCATAATGCACCAGCTCTATTTTTTCCTGCCCCAAAAGTTACTTAGAATCAATGGCCGGGTTCCCTGGCCGGTTCATTTCTCATCAAGAATACTTTACTGGAAAAACATCAGGATTGGCAACCGTTGTGCTCCGGGAATGAACTCATCCTGTTATATCCAAGCCAGAAACGGTATTGTTTTTGGTCACAATGTCCGAGTTGGCCCAGGGGTGGGCATAATCAGTTCTGGACATGATCTCAATGATTATGACCGGCATGTGCAGGGGCCTCCCGTCAGAATCGGTAGTAATGTGTGGATCGGTATGAATGCGGTAATTATGCCAGGTGTTACTATCGGTGATAATGTGGTTATAGGGGCCGGTTCGATTGTAACCGCTGATATCCCCTCAAACGCCATTGCTGCTGGCAACCCATGCCGGGTTGTCAAGGAAAAAGAGCCTTACAGTGGCCGCGATTACTCCTCGGTATCTTCCCCAGATTAG
- the surE gene encoding 5'/3'-nucleotidase SurE has product MVKTGRKRRILVANDDGISAFGIKVLADTLADVGTVTVVAPDREQSACSHSLTLRNPLRVEQVAAGWYAVDGTPTDCINLAINAIMKDTPPDLVVSGINKGGNLGDDITYSGTVAAAFEGTLLGIPSLAVSLVVGREHHFETAGRVALEVAERIFHHGMPADTLFNVNVPDRRWEDLAGYRVTKQGKRIYSDAVMENVDPRGQKYYWIGGDVLGGQDIENSDFQVIQQGCVSLTPLHLDLTNYRVIEALKRWEWSR; this is encoded by the coding sequence ATGGTAAAAACAGGACGGAAAAGGCGGATACTCGTTGCCAATGATGACGGCATCAGCGCTTTCGGCATCAAGGTATTGGCTGATACACTGGCTGATGTGGGAACGGTGACCGTCGTTGCTCCGGATCGGGAGCAGAGTGCCTGCAGCCATTCCCTCACCCTGCGCAACCCTTTGCGGGTTGAACAGGTTGCCGCCGGCTGGTATGCGGTCGATGGGACGCCGACGGATTGCATCAACCTGGCGATCAATGCCATTATGAAGGATACTCCGCCTGACCTGGTGGTTTCAGGGATTAACAAGGGCGGCAACCTTGGTGATGATATCACCTATTCGGGAACGGTAGCCGCTGCCTTTGAGGGGACCCTGCTGGGCATTCCCTCCCTTGCGGTTTCCCTGGTGGTGGGGCGGGAACACCATTTTGAGACGGCCGGCCGGGTGGCGCTGGAGGTGGCAGAACGGATTTTCCACCATGGCATGCCCGCCGATACCCTGTTCAATGTCAATGTGCCCGATCGGCGCTGGGAGGATCTGGCCGGTTATCGGGTGACCAAGCAGGGGAAACGGATCTATTCCGATGCGGTGATGGAAAATGTTGACCCCCGGGGGCAGAAATACTACTGGATTGGCGGTGATGTCCTGGGGGGGCAGGATATTGAAAACTCCGACTTCCAGGTGATTCAGCAGGGCTGTGTCTCTTTGACCCCCCTCCATCTGGACCTGACCAACTACCGGGTTATTGAAGCGCTGAAACGGTGGGAATGGTCACGATGA
- a CDS encoding HIT domain-containing protein has translation MEHEQNIVSCIFCQPETFSNRRKSRHFYLIADRFPVTTGHHLIIPFRHIPDPLELTAEEMTEAWELIKETAATLQQNDPSITGFNIGMNCGQSAGQTIFHTHIHLIPRRQDDVANPRGGVRGVIPTRQNY, from the coding sequence ATGGAACATGAACAGAACATTGTCAGCTGTATTTTCTGTCAGCCGGAAACCTTCAGCAACAGGAGGAAAAGCAGGCATTTTTACCTCATCGCCGACCGCTTTCCGGTTACCACAGGACACCACCTGATCATCCCCTTCCGCCATATTCCCGATCCCCTTGAACTGACCGCTGAGGAAATGACTGAGGCATGGGAGCTGATCAAAGAGACGGCGGCCACCCTGCAGCAGAACGACCCTTCTATCACAGGATTCAACATCGGCATGAATTGCGGCCAGTCCGCCGGTCAGACCATTTTTCACACCCACATTCACTTGATTCCCCGCCGCCAAGACGATGTGGCCAACCCCCGGGGCGGTGTCCGGGGCGTCATCCCGACAAGGCAGAACTACTGA
- the miaB gene encoding tRNA (N6-isopentenyl adenosine(37)-C2)-methylthiotransferase MiaB gives MVTMNLFVETYGCQMNVSDSLKIGSLFIEQGYEITGDYRQADLIVINTCSVREKPEQKLFSALGRYLPLKRKNPQLVVAVGGCVAQQWGPRLREKCPELDIVFGTHAIDRLPLMVQRVRNGDLSAVDTDFREAISSLDIIPRYAAGTVAAFVTIMQGCNNFCSYCIVPHVRGREYSRSSAAIIEEVHQLADQGIREVVLLGQNVNSYGLQSPGECSFAELLARVNGIAGIDRIRFTTSHPKDLSVELIEAYGSLDHLCPQLHLPLQAGSDRILQRMGRGYTVADYLAKVDHLRRVCTTISLSSDMIIGFPGETDSDFQQTLEMTRLVRYDTVFSFKYSPRPGTRAANFNEQVPEEVKKERLRQFQQLQDEITAENLEAMVGSTREILVVGPAKRGERQWVGRTGGSQIVNFFAPRDHTGSLLTVRITAALRHSLRGEVF, from the coding sequence ATGGTCACGATGAACCTCTTTGTTGAAACCTATGGCTGCCAGATGAATGTCAGCGATTCCCTGAAGATCGGTTCCCTTTTTATTGAACAGGGCTATGAGATCACCGGTGATTACCGGCAGGCGGATCTGATTGTCATCAATACCTGCAGTGTGCGGGAAAAACCGGAGCAGAAGCTCTTTAGTGCTCTTGGCCGTTACCTGCCCTTGAAGCGAAAAAATCCCCAGCTGGTGGTGGCAGTGGGCGGCTGCGTTGCCCAGCAGTGGGGCCCGCGGCTGCGGGAAAAATGTCCTGAACTCGATATCGTTTTTGGTACCCATGCGATTGATAGGCTGCCGCTGATGGTGCAGCGGGTCAGAAACGGGGATTTGTCGGCTGTCGATACGGATTTTCGCGAAGCCATCTCCTCCCTGGATATTATTCCTCGTTATGCTGCCGGTACGGTCGCTGCGTTTGTAACCATCATGCAGGGCTGCAATAATTTCTGCAGCTACTGTATCGTCCCCCATGTCAGAGGTCGGGAGTACAGCCGTTCCAGTGCCGCAATTATTGAGGAAGTGCACCAGTTGGCCGACCAGGGGATCAGGGAAGTGGTTCTGCTGGGACAGAATGTCAATTCCTATGGCCTCCAAAGTCCCGGGGAATGTTCATTTGCTGAACTGCTGGCCCGGGTCAACGGGATTGCCGGGATTGATCGGATCCGTTTTACCACGTCCCATCCCAAGGATCTGTCGGTGGAACTGATTGAAGCCTACGGCAGTCTGGATCATCTCTGCCCGCAGCTGCACCTACCGCTGCAGGCCGGTTCCGACCGGATCTTGCAGCGCATGGGTCGGGGGTATACAGTGGCTGACTATCTGGCAAAAGTGGATCATCTCCGCCGGGTTTGCACCACTATTTCCCTGTCATCCGATATGATTATCGGTTTTCCCGGCGAAACTGACAGCGATTTTCAGCAGACCTTGGAAATGACTCGCTTGGTCAGGTATGACACGGTATTTTCGTTCAAATATTCGCCGCGGCCGGGAACCAGGGCGGCCAACTTTAATGAACAGGTTCCTGAAGAGGTGAAAAAAGAACGGCTGCGGCAATTTCAGCAACTCCAGGATGAGATCACCGCTGAAAATCTCGAAGCCATGGTCGGCAGCACCCGGGAAATCCTGGTTGTGGGGCCGGCGAAGAGGGGGGAACGGCAGTGGGTCGGTCGTACCGGTGGCAGCCAGATTGTCAATTTTTTTGCCCCCCGGGATCATACCGGCTCCCTGTTGACCGTGCGGATTACCGCTGCCCTGCGTCATTCTCTGCGGGGTGAGGTTTTTTAA
- a CDS encoding CbbQ/NirQ/NorQ/GpvN family protein — protein sequence MPNSMQEYRISSEPYYLPLGNEVALFMAACRERLPVMLKGPTGCGKTRFVEHMAYVLKRPLITISCHEDLFAADLVGRYLLTGDETVWMDGPLTLAVRHGGICYLDEVVEARKDTTVVIHPLADDRRLLPIDKRGEILKAHPDFLLVISYNPGYQSVLKDLKQSTRQRFVALEFDYPAVSEESAIVSRESGIEQDMATLLVELAGRIRHIREQGLAEGASTRLLIYAAQLIRQGIGPLEACRAAIIQPLTDDPGLLETLEEIISDMFG from the coding sequence ATGCCGAACAGCATGCAGGAATACCGCATATCATCTGAACCCTACTATTTGCCTTTGGGCAACGAGGTGGCGTTGTTCATGGCTGCCTGCAGGGAGCGGTTGCCGGTGATGCTGAAAGGGCCCACTGGCTGCGGCAAGACCCGTTTTGTGGAGCATATGGCCTATGTCCTCAAACGGCCGCTGATCACCATCTCCTGCCATGAAGATCTCTTTGCCGCTGATCTGGTTGGCCGTTATCTCCTCACCGGTGATGAAACCGTGTGGATGGACGGCCCTTTAACGCTGGCGGTCCGCCATGGGGGAATCTGCTATCTCGATGAGGTGGTGGAAGCCCGCAAGGATACGACGGTGGTTATTCACCCGCTGGCTGATGACCGTCGACTGCTGCCCATTGACAAGCGTGGCGAAATCCTCAAAGCTCATCCTGATTTTTTGCTGGTGATCTCTTATAATCCCGGCTACCAGTCAGTGCTCAAGGATCTTAAGCAGAGTACCCGTCAACGCTTTGTTGCCCTGGAATTTGACTATCCCGCCGTCAGTGAAGAAAGTGCTATTGTCAGCCGGGAAAGCGGCATTGAACAGGATATGGCCACACTGCTGGTGGAACTGGCGGGCCGCATCCGTCACATCAGGGAGCAGGGGTTGGCCGAAGGGGCCAGCACCCGGCTGTTGATCTATGCCGCCCAGCTGATTCGCCAGGGCATTGGGCCGCTGGAAGCCTGTCGGGCCGCCATTATCCAGCCGCTGACTGATGATCCGGGATTATTGGAAACCCTCGAGGAAATCATCAGCGACATGTTCGGCTAG
- a CDS encoding VWA domain-containing protein — translation MPDHVDTPLDSFDYLTILEPLFLVEPELADRIYRELCEKTSPPTLAEVQLLVEHTLNWLADYPELGKAVATGMLKLAGIVSHNWQEQYVSAVEAGTGITPVIARSVAEKFIAIIQTGNIRLLELARSVVMTIGPWGPYPLGQVMNALLALLEAEAEYAAELFLQMILAACRQQISERELIRYAPLLSRGMLFCQPEKRDWQVTPLMRVVEEDYSLAHAFFQGLEKGAAHLGRKDLQTFVARALAAGDHGKRRRFLALESRMGIDACRQLQTMVSLASLTSALNRYLFARSGQAVAVRSLAHLPKSPGAPQPGPCTDGRFIYLPAEMATGATVGENQLLYRILAGLELACWEAGTFTFDLQRFGLMYGPELVAGGREAKKDPAAPGLGENSDDFSRFFRCFPRPLLAEELLQLVEQGRLICFLRRHYPGFAKQADHWLAVGLNWRAVPGGSFWLDLYRCLVLGLGGCDGDDPWLRAIAAVRRIFEETITSSSPVEAAAAVVAESYPVVAAAGVGIELEKAYCRPAYPYGRRLRFDLMARAFQPQDERARELHGLLAEAGIESFKGDLKQLLLEQDAVLTPDVLKNLLLASGKASVSGSKTLKDLLAELDLSSFFPPEQSVAAVGLDEQVPTFWYDEWSCHLHDYLRDHVKLLQHQRVGIDASFYPEVLQHHHGLVRRIRRNFEMLRPEGLQMLRHWPEGDSFDYDALLDYAIDRRLRRTPEERLYCKRLKVERDVTVFLLIDVSSSTKNKLADSRKTILEVEKEAIVLFCEALERVGDCFAIAGFSGSGRLAAEFFQLKDFAEPLNDEVKSRIGALRPEKNTRMGPAIRHATSKLAGYPAKVKLLIVLSDGLPNDQDYSQEYAIEDCRAAIRESRSHFVHVHAVTVNAVNSPHFDRLYGDVHHTVIAEVRDLPDRLPRIYRALTKQ, via the coding sequence ATGCCAGATCATGTTGACACCCCTTTGGATTCTTTCGATTACCTGACCATCCTTGAGCCCCTTTTTTTGGTCGAGCCCGAGCTTGCCGACCGAATTTACCGGGAGCTTTGTGAAAAAACATCGCCTCCCACGCTGGCTGAAGTGCAGCTCCTGGTGGAGCATACGTTGAATTGGCTGGCTGACTATCCTGAACTGGGCAAGGCGGTGGCCACCGGCATGCTGAAGCTGGCGGGGATTGTTTCCCACAACTGGCAGGAGCAGTATGTCAGCGCAGTGGAAGCCGGCACCGGGATTACGCCGGTCATTGCCCGTTCGGTGGCGGAAAAATTTATTGCGATTATCCAGACCGGCAATATCCGTCTGCTGGAGTTGGCCCGTTCGGTGGTGATGACCATCGGCCCCTGGGGCCCGTATCCTCTGGGGCAGGTGATGAATGCCCTGCTAGCGCTGCTGGAGGCCGAGGCTGAATATGCTGCTGAACTTTTTTTGCAGATGATTCTGGCCGCCTGCCGCCAGCAGATCAGTGAGCGAGAATTGATTCGCTATGCCCCCCTGCTCTCCCGGGGGATGCTATTCTGTCAGCCGGAGAAGCGTGACTGGCAGGTTACGCCGCTTATGCGGGTGGTGGAGGAGGATTATTCCCTGGCCCATGCCTTTTTCCAGGGTCTGGAAAAGGGGGCTGCCCACCTGGGCAGGAAAGATTTACAGACCTTTGTCGCTCGGGCGTTAGCCGCTGGCGATCATGGCAAACGCCGGCGTTTTCTCGCCCTTGAGTCCCGCATGGGCATTGATGCCTGCCGCCAGTTGCAGACCATGGTTTCCCTTGCATCGCTAACCTCGGCGCTGAACCGCTATCTTTTTGCCCGCAGCGGCCAGGCGGTGGCGGTCCGTTCTCTGGCGCATCTGCCTAAGTCACCCGGCGCGCCACAGCCGGGTCCCTGTACCGATGGCCGTTTCATCTATCTGCCTGCCGAGATGGCAACGGGTGCAACAGTAGGTGAAAACCAGCTGCTCTACCGTATCCTTGCCGGTCTGGAACTGGCCTGTTGGGAAGCCGGCACCTTCACCTTTGACCTGCAGCGTTTTGGGCTTATGTACGGACCGGAGTTGGTGGCTGGCGGTCGGGAGGCTAAAAAGGATCCTGCTGCTCCCGGCTTGGGGGAAAATAGTGATGACTTTAGCCGTTTTTTCCGTTGTTTCCCCCGGCCTTTGCTGGCCGAAGAACTGCTGCAGCTTGTTGAACAGGGCCGCCTGATCTGCTTCCTGCGGCGCCATTACCCGGGTTTTGCCAAACAAGCCGACCACTGGCTGGCGGTGGGTTTAAACTGGCGAGCGGTGCCCGGCGGCTCCTTCTGGTTGGATTTATACCGTTGCCTGGTTCTCGGGCTGGGTGGGTGCGATGGTGATGATCCCTGGCTGCGGGCGATTGCTGCCGTGCGGCGGATTTTTGAGGAGACTATCACCAGCAGTTCTCCGGTGGAGGCAGCAGCCGCGGTGGTGGCCGAAAGTTATCCTGTTGTCGCTGCTGCCGGCGTCGGAATTGAACTGGAAAAAGCATATTGTCGCCCCGCCTATCCTTATGGCCGCCGTCTACGTTTTGACCTCATGGCCCGGGCTTTTCAGCCTCAGGATGAGAGGGCCCGGGAGCTCCATGGTCTGCTGGCGGAAGCCGGCATCGAAAGTTTTAAAGGCGATCTGAAACAACTGCTCCTTGAACAGGATGCTGTGCTGACCCCGGATGTGCTGAAAAATCTGTTGCTTGCCAGCGGCAAAGCAAGCGTATCGGGAAGCAAAACCCTGAAGGATTTGTTGGCTGAACTTGATTTGAGTAGTTTTTTTCCGCCGGAACAATCGGTGGCTGCAGTCGGGCTTGATGAGCAGGTGCCGACCTTCTGGTATGACGAATGGAGCTGCCATCTCCATGATTATCTCCGGGATCATGTCAAACTGCTGCAGCACCAGCGGGTTGGGATAGATGCCTCTTTTTATCCGGAGGTATTGCAGCATCACCACGGACTGGTGCGGCGTATCCGGCGCAATTTTGAAATGCTGCGTCCTGAAGGTCTGCAGATGCTGCGTCATTGGCCGGAAGGCGATTCCTTTGATTATGATGCCCTGCTGGACTATGCCATCGACCGGCGGCTTCGCCGGACTCCCGAAGAACGGTTGTATTGCAAGCGGCTAAAGGTGGAACGGGATGTGACTGTCTTCCTGCTGATTGACGTGAGCAGCTCAACCAAGAATAAGCTTGCCGATTCCAGAAAAACCATTCTTGAGGTTGAAAAAGAGGCGATTGTTCTTTTCTGTGAGGCGCTTGAGCGGGTGGGGGATTGTTTTGCCATTGCCGGCTTTTCCGGTTCGGGTCGTCTGGCGGCGGAGTTTTTTCAACTGAAAGACTTTGCTGAGCCGTTGAACGATGAGGTGAAGAGCAGAATCGGAGCTTTGCGGCCGGAAAAAAACACCCGCATGGGGCCGGCCATCCGCCATGCAACCTCCAAACTGGCCGGTTATCCGGCCAAGGTAAAACTTCTGATTGTCTTGAGTGATGGCCTGCCCAACGATCAGGATTACAGCCAGGAGTACGCCATTGAGGATTGCCGGGCGGCTATCCGGGAAAGTCGCTCACACTTTGTCCATGTCCATGCAGTGACGGTCAACGCGGTTAATTCTCCTCACTTCGACCGACTGTACGGCGATGTTCACCATACGGTCATTGCTGAGGTGCGGGATTTGCCGGACAGGCTGCCGCGGATCTATCGTGCCCTTACCAAACAGTGA
- a CDS encoding ABC transporter substrate-binding protein yields the protein MHRCPQPIILFFFLLSLTIVAAVPLKAQETISIGVVLPLTGYQEAAGARERQAFEFAEEQVNLAGGIQGRLLHLIFIDSTGSPVQAVEAVKKTMSGVDELLLLTGGCSSPASWAVAAYAQQQQIPFLITTAANPKITRQHWDYIFRLAPLEEEKLLPIARYIKQIEGYQTAAIIYENSICRTETAKKLKYLCADLGLDLAIWSSYRPGRINTRYLGEQLAEKEPEILFLVGNGTDATPLLEYLHKQGNVPLHIVGCTGAFSQQSLWDNAGELANGVQAVAPWGDFLPYEGIERFVNDYRLAFAEAPDYHAAAAQASIDVIRETLSHALLFTREEIRDLLADTDMMTVFGPISFITDGQHTNQNRLTGHLLQWQNGILELVPPPED from the coding sequence ATGCATCGTTGTCCACAACCCATTATTCTGTTTTTTTTCCTGCTGTCGCTGACCATTGTTGCTGCAGTGCCTCTCAAGGCCCAGGAAACCATCAGCATCGGGGTCGTACTGCCTTTGACCGGCTATCAGGAAGCCGCTGGCGCACGGGAAAGGCAGGCCTTCGAGTTTGCCGAGGAACAGGTTAACCTGGCGGGCGGCATCCAAGGACGACTCTTGCACCTGATTTTCATTGATTCAACCGGCAGCCCCGTCCAGGCAGTGGAAGCGGTCAAAAAAACTATGAGCGGGGTCGATGAGCTGCTGCTCCTGACCGGCGGTTGCAGCAGTCCGGCAAGCTGGGCGGTGGCGGCCTATGCCCAGCAGCAACAAATCCCGTTTCTCATCACCACCGCGGCCAACCCTAAAATCACCCGCCAGCACTGGGACTACATTTTCCGCCTTGCCCCCCTGGAAGAGGAAAAACTGCTGCCCATAGCCCGTTATATCAAGCAGATTGAGGGGTACCAGACTGCCGCAATCATCTATGAAAACAGCATCTGCAGAACTGAAACCGCTAAAAAATTGAAATATCTGTGTGCTGACCTTGGTCTTGACCTGGCAATCTGGAGCAGCTACCGGCCAGGACGCATCAATACCCGTTACCTTGGCGAGCAGCTGGCAGAAAAAGAACCGGAAATCCTTTTTCTGGTCGGCAATGGAACGGATGCGACCCCCCTGCTGGAATATCTCCATAAGCAGGGAAATGTTCCACTGCATATTGTTGGCTGTACCGGCGCCTTCAGCCAGCAGTCCCTATGGGACAATGCCGGCGAACTGGCTAATGGAGTCCAGGCTGTCGCTCCGTGGGGGGATTTTCTGCCCTATGAGGGCATTGAACGTTTTGTTAACGACTACCGGCTTGCCTTTGCCGAGGCTCCCGACTATCATGCCGCGGCAGCCCAGGCCAGCATTGACGTTATCCGGGAAACCCTTTCCCACGCCCTCCTCTTCACCCGTGAGGAGATCAGAGATCTCCTGGCCGACACCGACATGATGACCGTCTTCGGTCCCATTTCATTTATCACCGATGGCCAGCACACCAACCAGAATCGCCTCACCGGCCACCTGCTCCAATGGCAGAACGGCATCCTGGAGCTAGTCCCGCCGCCAGAGGATTGA
- a CDS encoding VanZ family protein gives MSFRNGAGSLVCFYLLPLVGYGALIYYFSAQSDLDLGVSFSHFDKLLHLLEYAVLGVLGYRFWRRLLPARSPAFLLLLAFLLALVYGISDEFHQSLVPGRDSSPMDILADGAGGYLGARIYMVICQRREG, from the coding sequence ATGTCGTTCAGGAATGGGGCTGGCTCCCTGGTTTGCTTTTATCTGCTGCCCCTGGTTGGCTATGGTGCCCTGATCTATTATTTCTCTGCCCAATCGGATCTTGATCTTGGGGTTTCCTTCAGTCATTTCGATAAACTGCTGCACCTGCTGGAATACGCGGTTCTTGGCGTTTTGGGCTATCGTTTCTGGCGGCGGCTGCTGCCGGCCAGAAGTCCGGCGTTTCTGCTCCTGCTTGCCTTTTTGCTGGCGCTGGTTTATGGTATCAGTGACGAGTTCCATCAGTCTCTGGTGCCGGGTCGGGACAGCTCCCCGATGGATATTCTGGCCGATGGTGCCGGCGGCTATCTCGGTGCCCGGATATATATGGTGATCTGCCAAAGGAGAGAAGGATGA